A stretch of Cellulosilyticum sp. I15G10I2 DNA encodes these proteins:
- a CDS encoding DUF2179 domain-containing protein: MIAFFTAGIGLYLIIFVAKVTEVTLAILRTIMITKGERIAGSIIGFFEVLIWVALVSTVLTNIAADPYKIVAFALGFSAGNYLGSVIESKIGLGTTTITVIVGQDKGPELARYLQEKNLGTTLMNGSGKEETTKNILMLVVKRKHAPEIIELIKNYDHTAFITIAETKPVYGGYGLRK; this comes from the coding sequence ATGATTGCTTTTTTTACTGCAGGAATAGGACTTTATCTGATTATATTTGTTGCTAAAGTTACGGAGGTAACCTTGGCGATATTAAGAACTATTATGATTACAAAAGGAGAAAGAATAGCAGGCTCCATCATTGGTTTTTTTGAGGTGTTAATTTGGGTTGCACTTGTAAGTACAGTATTAACAAATATTGCAGCTGATCCTTATAAGATTGTGGCTTTTGCTCTAGGGTTTTCAGCAGGTAATTATCTAGGCTCAGTTATAGAATCTAAGATAGGTCTTGGTACTACAACCATTACTGTTATTGTAGGACAAGACAAAGGGCCGGAACTTGCGAGATATTTACAGGAAAAAAACTTAGGTACAACGCTGATGAACGGAAGTGGCAAAGAAGAAACGACTAAAAACATTCTGATGCTTGTTGTAAAAAGAAAACATGCACCTGAGATTATTGAACTTATCAAAAATTATGATCATACAGCTTTTATTACAATAGCCGAAACCAAACCTGTTTATGGAGGTTATGGATTAAGAAAATAA
- a CDS encoding DUF7674 family protein has translation MVQKECVMELLISICPSFKGKWEKQLKNIWDRESETILYTDLSEFARHLAKLVKLNQVDELPAVFDKIEYLLQHGDPFVQEAVIAGLFEDFQNNLLYNKCQLDLISQYLKIETKQYWTELIKFWSGGTPYDHKH, from the coding sequence ATGGTACAGAAAGAGTGCGTAATGGAACTCTTAATAAGTATATGTCCGTCTTTCAAAGGGAAATGGGAGAAGCAGTTAAAAAATATTTGGGATAGGGAGAGTGAGACTATCCTATACACAGACTTATCGGAGTTCGCAAGACATTTAGCAAAGTTAGTTAAGCTTAATCAAGTCGACGAGCTTCCAGCTGTTTTTGATAAAATTGAATATTTACTTCAGCATGGAGATCCGTTTGTTCAAGAAGCAGTTATAGCAGGTCTGTTTGAGGATTTTCAAAATAACTTGCTGTATAATAAATGTCAGTTGGATTTGATCAGTCAATACCTTAAGATTGAAACCAAACAATATTGGACTGAATTAATAAAATTCTGGAGCGGTGGAACACCTTATGATCATAAGCATTAA
- a CDS encoding MogA/MoaB family molybdenum cofactor biosynthesis protein: protein MGKTKSSKKESHKRIFTAGIITASDLSAKGEKEDESGKILDFMLKDRGFEIKYYIVIPGDVDRIQEALVLLCDDIKVDLVITTGGTGFRKRDVTPEATLGVIDRVAPGISEAIRYYGLQKNPNVMLSRGVSGIRRNTLIINLPEGVRDVRESFESIIDTIYHGLEIMGGKV from the coding sequence ATGGGAAAAACAAAAAGTTCAAAAAAAGAAAGTCATAAAAGGATTTTTACCGCGGGCATTATTACTGCTAGTGATTTAAGCGCAAAGGGAGAAAAAGAAGATGAAAGTGGAAAAATATTAGATTTCATGCTCAAAGACAGGGGGTTTGAAATTAAATATTATATAGTTATTCCTGGAGATGTAGATCGCATACAAGAAGCGCTTGTATTATTATGCGATGATATTAAAGTGGATTTAGTCATTACTACAGGAGGAACAGGATTTAGAAAAAGAGATGTCACGCCAGAGGCAACTCTGGGTGTTATTGATAGAGTAGCTCCAGGTATTAGTGAGGCCATTAGATACTATGGACTTCAAAAGAATCCGAATGTGATGCTCTCAAGAGGGGTATCGGGGATTAGACGTAATACGCTTATTATTAATTTACCTGAAGGAGTGAGGGATGTAAGAGAATCTTTTGAAAGTATTATTGATACCATTTACCATGGACTTGAGATTATGGGCGGGAAAGTTTAA
- a CDS encoding NUDIX hydrolase: MNKSDIIKLKHRLPIIPGINGREDYLNSAVLVLLMVLDEEYHFVFQKRSQTIRQGGEICFPGGKYDKRLDKNTQDTALRETAEEIGVLPDQITIIGALDLVIAPIGVIVEPYLGLTEQTDINKFDINTDEVERIFTLPVSFFKNTPPQVYQTQVKVHPSYIDEQGKEIMLFPGRTLGIGDHYIKPWGNGRNTIFVYQTEEGVIWGLTARIIYDVVQRLSL; the protein is encoded by the coding sequence ATGAATAAAAGCGATATCATTAAACTAAAGCATAGACTGCCTATTATTCCAGGAATTAATGGTCGTGAGGATTATTTGAATTCAGCAGTACTGGTCCTTTTAATGGTGCTTGACGAGGAATATCATTTTGTATTTCAAAAGAGAAGTCAGACGATTAGACAGGGGGGCGAAATTTGTTTTCCTGGAGGTAAATACGATAAGCGTCTAGATAAGAATACTCAGGATACTGCACTTCGGGAAACAGCAGAAGAAATAGGTGTTTTACCAGATCAGATTACCATTATAGGCGCGTTAGATCTTGTTATTGCACCTATAGGTGTTATAGTAGAACCTTACTTAGGACTTACAGAGCAAACTGATATCAATAAGTTCGACATCAACACTGATGAAGTAGAGCGTATTTTTACTTTGCCTGTTTCTTTTTTTAAAAATACCCCCCCTCAAGTTTATCAAACACAAGTAAAAGTACATCCCTCTTATATTGATGAGCAAGGGAAAGAGATTATGCTTTTTCCAGGAAGGACGCTAGGTATAGGAGATCATTATATAAAACCTTGGGGCAATGGCAGAAATACTATCTTTGTTTACCAAACTGAAGAAGGCGTGATATGGGGATTAACAGCAAGAATTATTTACGATGTGGTGCAAAGACTAAGTTTATAA
- a CDS encoding SMI1/KNR4 family protein — protein MNDTKIIDKLKRKGILFAKGLTPEEIDEVQERYNITFPPDLKDFLSSALPLSHNFVNWRDTSKENIASIYARIDWPLEGMLFDIENNVFWYDGWGEKPDSLEDAFNICKEEFKKVPKLIPICSHRYIPSEPNEAGNPIFSVYQTDIIYYGEDLTSYLEIEFGFKKYERMNFSSIKDIRFWIDLQG, from the coding sequence ATGAACGATACTAAGATAATAGATAAACTGAAGAGGAAAGGTATCTTATTTGCTAAAGGGCTGACCCCAGAAGAAATTGATGAAGTCCAAGAGAGATATAATATTACCTTTCCTCCAGATTTGAAAGACTTTTTAAGCTCAGCCCTCCCACTCTCACATAATTTTGTTAACTGGAGAGATACAAGTAAAGAAAATATAGCCTCTATTTATGCCAGAATAGATTGGCCGCTTGAAGGAATGCTATTTGATATTGAGAATAATGTTTTTTGGTATGATGGCTGGGGAGAAAAGCCAGATAGTCTTGAAGACGCGTTCAATATATGTAAAGAAGAGTTTAAGAAAGTTCCTAAATTAATACCCATATGTTCACATAGATATATACCTTCGGAACCAAATGAAGCTGGTAACCCAATATTTTCAGTTTATCAAACAGATATAATATATTATGGGGAAGACTTAACCTCATACCTTGAAATTGAGTTTGGATTTAAAAAATATGAACGAATGAATTTTAGTTCTATTAAAGATATTAGATTTTGGATTGATTTACAAGGTTAG
- a CDS encoding AAA family ATPase, protein MQITRIKVEGLYGLHDYEIPFSVDENIKIIHAPNGYGKTTLLKLISDIINCKLFEISVIPFSCFSIEFDNFTTIQVIKESKEEAVIKYIVKKDEVFTEYIVSDRLNASGVLDNSLPIHYIENNLPFLKRIAQTAWYDTKTNEKVSYDEVIQGYGEQLFVNSELAMSLDAVRQAMPVHFIHANRLVDTQNLSEGRIIGRRKNMMPSVLVYSKELADRIDTTLAQSAEIAQELDRTFPARLIAEITSQEHEDDISLETINNQLQALEQRRLKLEKIGLLSGGVLKAINNLEEIDSHTLKVLKLYIKDSQTKLDVFDNIETKMNLMREIINKRFNYKTMQFNKQKGFIFELPNKSMLSPDKLSSGEQNELILIFELLFKSQANSLILIDEPEISLHIAWQQQFLEDMQAISDLTDVKIIIATHSPDIINGRWDLTTGLEEC, encoded by the coding sequence ATGCAAATAACAAGAATTAAAGTAGAAGGGCTATATGGTTTACATGATTATGAGATTCCGTTTAGCGTAGATGAGAATATTAAAATTATTCATGCACCCAATGGGTACGGCAAAACAACACTGCTTAAGCTTATAAGTGATATCATTAATTGTAAGTTATTTGAAATCAGTGTGATTCCTTTTAGCTGCTTTAGCATAGAATTTGATAATTTTACAACTATTCAAGTGATTAAAGAGAGTAAAGAGGAAGCAGTTATTAAATATATTGTTAAAAAAGACGAGGTATTTACAGAGTATATAGTTTCTGATCGCTTAAATGCTAGTGGGGTGTTAGATAATTCACTACCTATCCATTATATTGAAAATAATCTACCTTTCCTTAAGCGAATTGCACAAACAGCCTGGTATGATACAAAGACGAATGAAAAAGTAAGTTATGATGAAGTTATTCAAGGATATGGAGAACAACTTTTTGTAAATAGTGAGCTTGCGATGAGCCTTGATGCTGTTAGACAAGCTATGCCTGTTCATTTTATACATGCAAACAGACTTGTAGATACACAAAATTTAAGTGAAGGACGTATCATAGGTAGAAGAAAAAATATGATGCCTTCTGTGCTGGTCTATTCAAAAGAATTAGCCGATAGAATAGATACAACCCTTGCTCAGTCAGCAGAAATAGCACAAGAACTTGATCGTACATTTCCGGCAAGACTTATAGCCGAAATTACAAGTCAAGAGCATGAAGATGATATCAGTTTAGAAACAATTAATAATCAGCTTCAAGCGCTAGAACAAAGACGCTTGAAGTTAGAAAAGATAGGGCTCTTGTCAGGCGGCGTGCTTAAAGCAATAAACAACTTAGAAGAAATAGATAGTCATACTCTGAAGGTATTAAAGTTGTATATCAAAGACAGCCAGACTAAACTGGACGTCTTTGATAACATAGAAACCAAGATGAACTTGATGAGAGAAATTATTAACAAAAGGTTTAATTATAAAACGATGCAGTTTAATAAACAAAAGGGATTTATCTTTGAACTGCCTAACAAAAGTATGCTTAGTCCAGATAAGCTTTCTTCAGGAGAGCAAAATGAGCTTATACTTATATTTGAGCTGCTTTTTAAATCCCAGGCTAATTCACTAATTTTAATCGATGAACCAGAAATTTCACTGCATATTGCATGGCAGCAGCAGTTTTTAGAAGATATGCAGGCTATATCAGATTTAACAGATGTAAAAATTATTATTGCAACACACTCACCAGATATTATCAACGGCAGATGGGATTTAACTACAGGCTTGGAGGAATGCTAA
- a CDS encoding DUF2691 family protein, with the protein MNNMGVCFEIPNSYGSYLSEILEHIPFEEFQWLINSDEIHLLDNNEFTNEFLVKEEDRILPGDRLYNTAKSNAYYMVFVTLRAFLKVIIAVTFVQAVLQIKEAYKS; encoded by the coding sequence ATGAATAATATGGGGGTGTGTTTTGAAATTCCAAATTCTTATGGGAGCTATCTATCTGAAATATTAGAGCACATACCATTTGAAGAATTTCAATGGTTAATTAATAGTGACGAAATTCACTTACTGGATAATAACGAATTCACCAATGAGTTTTTGGTTAAAGAGGAGGATAGAATACTGCCTGGAGACAGATTATACAATACTGCTAAGAGTAACGCGTATTATATGGTCTTTGTTACTTTAAGAGCCTTCTTAAAAGTTATTATAGCGGTAACATTTGTTCAGGCTGTTTTACAAATAAAGGAGGCATATAAATCATGA
- the hflK gene encoding FtsH protease activity modulator HflK: MMKRVWVSFSVIAACLLGGLLIFSSIYTVDQTEYAVLITFGEPSADIISPGLRFKLPYPIQQVRKLSRETFSLTFGYEDTQNGIVSHDNEAKMITGDENIILADLEVQWRVVDPVAYLYHTENPINILYNATSASLRGVIGSSTVDDALTDGRARIINDVRENLSQLVENYDIGISIVNVNLQDVDLPNEEVSNAFKKVTSAREERVTKINEATRYKNEKLNTAEGQKEAVISKAEGQKVERIEAARGNVATFNALYSGYVNNKNITRERLMIEALEQVLPGVKLYIMDEGASGNTVKYLPIEAAKGGNN, from the coding sequence ATGATGAAAAGAGTATGGGTAAGTTTTAGTGTGATTGCGGCATGTTTACTGGGAGGCCTTTTAATATTTAGTTCTATTTATACAGTAGATCAAACAGAATACGCGGTACTCATTACATTTGGTGAGCCTAGCGCAGATATTATTAGTCCAGGATTAAGGTTTAAACTGCCTTATCCTATTCAGCAGGTTAGAAAGTTATCAAGAGAGACATTCTCGCTTACTTTTGGGTATGAAGATACGCAAAATGGGATTGTTTCCCATGATAATGAAGCCAAAATGATTACTGGAGATGAAAATATTATTTTAGCAGATTTAGAGGTGCAGTGGCGAGTAGTTGACCCTGTTGCATATCTTTACCACACAGAAAATCCTATTAATATCTTATACAATGCAACTTCTGCTTCTTTAAGAGGCGTTATTGGCAGTTCGACTGTAGATGATGCATTAACGGATGGAAGAGCTAGAATTATCAATGATGTCAGAGAAAATTTAAGCCAACTGGTAGAAAACTATGATATAGGTATTTCAATTGTTAATGTCAATCTCCAGGATGTAGATTTGCCTAATGAAGAGGTAAGCAACGCATTTAAAAAAGTAACTTCTGCAAGGGAAGAAAGGGTAACTAAAATCAATGAAGCTACCCGCTATAAAAACGAAAAACTCAATACAGCTGAGGGGCAGAAAGAAGCGGTTATTTCTAAGGCAGAAGGGCAGAAAGTTGAAAGAATTGAAGCAGCTAGAGGAAATGTAGCCACCTTTAATGCACTTTATTCAGGTTATGTCAATAATAAAAATATTACAAGAGAAAGACTTATGATTGAAGCGCTCGAACAGGTGCTTCCGGGCGTGAAACTTTATATTATGGATGAAGGTGCAAGCGGAAACACAGTCAAGTATTTACCTATTGAAGCAGCAAAAGGAGGAAACAACTAA
- a CDS encoding GH36-type glycosyl hydrolase domain-containing protein, protein MKFGYFDDLNREYVITTPKTPYPWINYLGNEAFFGLISNTSGGYCFYKDAKLRRITRFRYNSVPVDNGGRYFYINDNGDFWSHTWKPVKKELSFYECRHGLGYSKFIGERNGVNVEQTAFVPLGVNAEIHSIKVKNTSNIHKSIQLFSFVEFCLWDAHDDSTNFQRNFSTGEVEVQGSSIYHKTEYKERRNHYAFYSVNAKVDGFDTDRDSFVGLYNGFEAPDSVVNGTCKNSVASGWSPIAAHQINIDLAVGEEKTYVFVLGYVENEEEEKWESKGVINKAPAQVIMERFKSDMAVEKALLELKNYWNGLLSHYILDSTDEKLNRMVNVWNPYQCMITFNMSRSASYFESGIGRGMGFRDSNQDLLGFVHQIPERARERIIDIASTQFEDGGCYHQYQPLTKKGNNDIGSGFNDDPLWLILGTTAYIKETGDKEILDEMVPFDCDNNNTATLFHHLKVSFDHVINNVGPHGLPLIGRADWNDCLNLNCFSTTPGESFQTTENKEGGTAESVLIAGMFVFIGNEYVELCKEIGNQEEAKRAQGHIDKMKEIVLTHGCDGEWFLRAYDFYGNKIGSRENEEGKIFIEPQGFCVMGGIGIENGLAEKALDSVIERLDTEYGIVLNNPAFTKYHVEMGEISTYPQGYKENAGIFCHNNPWIACAETVLGRGDRAFEIYKKIAPAYLEEISEIHKTEPYVYSQMIAGKDAIRHGEAKNSWLTGTAAWNFITISQWILGIKPDYKGLKIDPCIPRDWEGYHIIRAYKGDRYDITIRNPHHVCKGVKQLIVDGQKIEGHIIPTFKDHQTHYVEVILG, encoded by the coding sequence ATGAAGTTTGGCTATTTTGATGATCTTAACAGGGAATACGTCATAACTACACCTAAGACGCCTTATCCCTGGATTAATTATCTTGGGAATGAGGCGTTTTTTGGTTTAATATCTAACACTAGCGGAGGATACTGCTTTTATAAAGATGCTAAACTAAGAAGAATTACACGATTTAGATACAATAGTGTTCCAGTTGATAATGGGGGAAGATATTTTTATATCAATGATAATGGTGATTTTTGGTCTCATACATGGAAACCTGTTAAAAAAGAACTTTCGTTTTATGAATGTCGACATGGACTTGGGTATTCTAAATTTATAGGGGAAAGAAATGGCGTTAATGTAGAGCAAACAGCATTTGTTCCATTAGGTGTTAATGCAGAAATACATAGTATTAAAGTAAAAAATACATCAAATATTCATAAATCTATTCAACTATTTTCTTTTGTTGAATTTTGTTTGTGGGATGCACATGATGATTCAACCAATTTTCAAAGGAATTTTAGTACAGGAGAAGTAGAAGTACAAGGAAGCAGTATTTATCATAAAACGGAGTATAAAGAAAGAAGAAATCACTATGCATTCTACTCTGTTAATGCGAAAGTAGATGGGTTTGATACTGATAGAGATTCGTTTGTTGGACTATATAATGGTTTTGAAGCCCCAGATAGTGTTGTAAATGGGACATGTAAAAATTCTGTAGCAAGCGGTTGGTCACCGATTGCGGCGCATCAAATTAATATTGATCTAGCTGTAGGAGAAGAAAAGACATATGTTTTTGTCTTAGGCTATGTTGAAAATGAGGAAGAAGAAAAATGGGAATCAAAAGGGGTTATTAATAAAGCGCCTGCTCAAGTTATTATGGAAAGATTTAAGAGTGATATGGCAGTAGAAAAAGCACTTCTTGAGCTTAAAAATTATTGGAATGGCTTATTGTCCCATTATATATTAGATAGTACTGATGAAAAACTTAATCGTATGGTCAATGTGTGGAATCCTTATCAATGCATGATTACTTTTAATATGTCAAGAAGTGCCTCTTATTTTGAGTCAGGTATTGGCCGTGGTATGGGCTTTAGGGATTCAAATCAAGATCTTCTGGGTTTTGTACATCAAATTCCAGAAAGAGCAAGAGAAAGAATTATTGATATTGCCTCAACACAGTTTGAAGATGGGGGATGTTATCACCAATATCAGCCATTAACTAAAAAAGGAAATAATGATATAGGAAGTGGCTTTAATGATGACCCATTATGGCTTATTCTTGGAACGACAGCTTATATCAAAGAGACAGGTGATAAAGAGATCTTAGATGAAATGGTGCCGTTTGATTGTGACAATAATAATACGGCTACATTATTTCATCATCTGAAGGTATCTTTTGACCATGTTATAAATAATGTTGGCCCACATGGGCTGCCGCTTATAGGGCGTGCAGACTGGAACGACTGTTTAAATCTCAACTGTTTCTCGACAACGCCAGGAGAATCATTTCAAACGACTGAAAATAAAGAAGGCGGTACAGCTGAGTCCGTTTTAATAGCTGGTATGTTTGTTTTTATAGGTAACGAGTATGTAGAACTTTGCAAAGAAATTGGCAACCAAGAAGAAGCCAAGAGGGCACAGGGGCATATTGATAAAATGAAAGAAATCGTTTTAACACATGGCTGCGATGGAGAGTGGTTCCTAAGAGCGTATGACTTCTATGGCAATAAGATTGGAAGCCGCGAAAATGAAGAAGGAAAAATCTTTATTGAACCGCAAGGTTTCTGCGTTATGGGTGGGATAGGCATAGAAAATGGATTAGCAGAGAAAGCACTTGATTCTGTTATTGAAAGGTTAGATACAGAGTATGGTATTGTCCTTAATAACCCAGCTTTTACGAAATATCATGTAGAAATGGGAGAAATCTCTACTTATCCGCAAGGTTACAAAGAAAATGCAGGAATCTTTTGCCACAACAACCCATGGATAGCATGTGCTGAAACAGTACTTGGCCGAGGGGATAGAGCTTTTGAAATTTATAAAAAGATAGCACCAGCATATCTTGAAGAAATCAGCGAGATCCATAAAACAGAGCCCTATGTATATTCACAAATGATAGCTGGCAAGGATGCTATAAGACATGGTGAAGCTAAAAACTCATGGCTTACTGGGACAGCAGCATGGAACTTTATCACGATTTCACAATGGATATTAGGTATTAAACCTGACTATAAAGGCTTAAAGATTGATCCTTGTATTCCAAGAGATTGGGAGGGATATCATATAATAAGAGCCTATAAGGGGGATCGCTATGATATCACTATTCGCAATCCGCATCATGTGTGCAAAGGGGTTAAACAATTAATAGTAGATGGTCAAAAGATAGAAGGCCATATTATTCCAACTTTCAAGGATCATCAAACCCACTATGTAGAAGTTATATTAGGTTAA
- a CDS encoding GNAT family N-acetyltransferase: MIRKAQLKDIKALVKLRMALIREANHIQEDEDISEIEKNIVSYLEENLDGEFLVWVIEEDGEIVATSGLNLFQKPPTYANPTGQEAFIMNIYVTPASRRKGYAACLIHEIIRYLKTTGCNKINLVATEAGKYVYEKIGFKAKDGVMEYTL; the protein is encoded by the coding sequence ATGATAAGAAAAGCCCAATTAAAGGATATTAAGGCTTTAGTTAAACTAAGAATGGCGCTTATAAGAGAAGCAAATCATATACAAGAAGATGAAGACATTTCGGAAATAGAAAAGAATATCGTTTCTTATTTAGAAGAAAATCTGGATGGAGAGTTTTTGGTATGGGTTATAGAGGAGGACGGAGAGATTGTGGCTACAAGCGGTTTAAATCTATTTCAGAAGCCACCGACTTATGCAAATCCAACGGGGCAGGAAGCTTTTATTATGAACATTTATGTTACGCCGGCTTCAAGAAGAAAAGGATATGCAGCCTGTTTAATCCATGAGATCATCCGGTATTTAAAGACTACAGGATGTAACAAAATTAATCTTGTTGCGACAGAAGCTGGTAAATACGTGTATGAAAAAATAGGATTTAAAGCAAAAGATGGGGTTATGGAGTATACATTATAA
- the hflC gene encoding protease modulator HflC encodes MNMSDFFKDGDIIDEQPQKIRKPFPKFLSIGVFILILGMIFLWNNLYIVQINEYKVVRQFGEIIKIVEKPGLNFKIPFIQSVTSLPKYALVYDVPPAEINTLDKKRIMVDYYGIWKISDPTAMIESLRTLNGAEGRLGDIIYSNIRTELGKMNFDQIINSEKGSRLSIDAVVGEGINLILKENNTGIELIDIKMKRADLPDTNEQSVFLRMISERESTAQEYLSQGDAEALKIKAETDRTVSEMLARAEADAKTIVAEGEKEAANIYNEAYSKDPEFFSMYRSLESYRTTINNETVVVLPVDSPYLKYLTGR; translated from the coding sequence ATGAATATGTCTGATTTTTTTAAAGATGGAGACATCATAGATGAACAACCTCAAAAAATAAGAAAGCCATTCCCTAAATTTTTATCAATAGGAGTATTTATACTGATTTTGGGTATGATTTTTTTATGGAATAACCTTTATATTGTTCAGATTAATGAGTATAAAGTCGTAAGACAATTTGGTGAAATCATTAAAATAGTTGAAAAGCCAGGATTGAATTTTAAGATACCGTTTATTCAAAGTGTAACTTCATTACCTAAGTATGCTTTGGTATATGATGTACCACCTGCTGAAATTAATACGTTGGATAAAAAAAGAATTATGGTTGATTACTATGGTATTTGGAAAATTAGTGATCCTACGGCAATGATTGAAAGCTTAAGAACTTTAAATGGTGCAGAGGGAAGGCTTGGAGACATTATTTACTCTAACATCAGAACTGAGCTTGGTAAAATGAATTTTGATCAAATTATCAACTCTGAAAAGGGCAGCAGACTGAGTATTGATGCAGTTGTAGGCGAAGGTATTAATTTGATATTAAAAGAAAACAATACAGGCATTGAACTCATAGATATAAAGATGAAAAGGGCAGATTTGCCGGATACAAATGAGCAGTCAGTATTTTTAAGAATGATTTCTGAAAGAGAGAGTACGGCACAGGAGTATTTATCTCAAGGTGATGCTGAGGCGCTTAAGATTAAGGCTGAAACAGATAGAACAGTATCAGAAATGCTGGCAAGAGCTGAGGCAGATGCCAAAACGATTGTAGCAGAAGGGGAAAAGGAAGCAGCAAACATCTATAATGAAGCTTATTCAAAGGATCCGGAATTTTTTAGTATGTATAGATCTCTTGAATCTTATAGAACGACCATCAATAATGAAACAGTTGTAGTACTTCCAGTTGATTCACCTTATTTAAAATACTTAACAGGAAGATAG
- a CDS encoding DUF4435 domain-containing protein, producing MRQYINAARLLTKIKMLRSGKISKGFILVEGITDYRLYSKFVDENMCELIIADSKSNVTQCIEICNREKAQGIIGIVDADFWRLEKEFPKYENLFLTDFHDLECMLINSPAYENILAEYANRNKYLRFEERKKKSLKHILLESGAKIGYLRWYSLQNNLGLKFSNLDFDKFVNAQELEIDMRKLIDSVLIHSKKQNGLNTQKILKDIENLITKQNSLWEVCCGHDLIELLTVGLVAVFGEYNAKNLFPGNLEGSFRLAYQYNYFMKTKLYQCITKWQEANPSYLIFDDKIIKSFV from the coding sequence ATGAGGCAATATATTAATGCAGCAAGGCTTTTGACAAAAATTAAGATGTTGCGCAGCGGCAAAATAAGTAAAGGATTTATCTTAGTTGAAGGCATTACAGATTATAGACTCTATAGTAAATTTGTTGATGAGAACATGTGTGAGCTTATTATAGCAGATAGTAAAAGTAATGTTACGCAATGTATTGAAATATGTAATCGTGAAAAAGCACAAGGTATTATAGGTATTGTTGATGCAGATTTTTGGAGACTAGAGAAAGAGTTTCCCAAATATGAGAATTTATTTTTAACCGACTTTCATGACTTAGAATGTATGCTGATCAACTCACCGGCCTATGAGAATATCCTTGCAGAGTACGCTAATAGAAACAAATATTTAAGGTTTGAAGAACGTAAAAAAAAATCTCTTAAGCATATTTTGCTTGAAAGCGGTGCCAAAATAGGCTATCTTAGATGGTATTCACTGCAAAATAATTTAGGCCTAAAGTTCAGTAATCTTGACTTTGATAAATTTGTAAACGCCCAAGAATTAGAAATCGATATGCGAAAACTCATTGATAGCGTCCTTATACACTCTAAAAAACAAAATGGGTTAAATACCCAAAAAATCCTTAAGGACATAGAAAATCTTATTACTAAGCAAAATAGTTTGTGGGAAGTTTGTTGTGGACATGATCTTATTGAGCTGCTTACGGTTGGTCTTGTAGCTGTATTTGGGGAATATAATGCTAAAAATCTATTCCCAGGAAATTTAGAAGGAAGTTTTAGACTGGCTTATCAGTATAATTATTTTATGAAAACAAAACTCTACCAATGTATAACTAAATGGCAGGAGGCAAACCCAAGCTATCTTATTTTCGATGATAAAATTATAAAAAGCTTCGTATGA